TCAATAGTTTTTGCATGTTTAGTTACACTCATTATTGACTTAAAACATCTGACTTAATACAATGGACTCATCAGAACTCCTAGCAGCAAGACAAACAATTAGTTTGAGGTAAAAGATTGGTATTGATTTTTGCCAGTGACAGTATTTCATAATAGATTGAATCAAATACATGGTAAATGGCaactaaaacaagaaaaaacatctCTAACCTACAATGattaataatgataaaatacTGAAGCTCTTGCGTCATTTGTGTGGAGGAATTGTTCAAAACCTCCTTGAAGTGTTCAATTGTCTTTAAAATCAGCAAGATCCATACATTCAGGTGCATTTCTTCATAGTGCCATGCAGGAACCGTTCAGTGCTTGTTGAAATAAAAGCTCAAACTTTGCAATATGCGCTCTCTTAAACCTTAGGagattttttctttcattaatcAGCTCAAAAGAGAGATCCTCGACACACAGGAACGCTTCCATGCAAATGCTTCAGGACTTTGTAAAAACATAAAgcacaaaatgtcaaatgagTCTTTCCTCTTTTGGTAACTTTAGTGTATCTGGTACTGCCACACCATGTGCACCAGACTGTTCCTCCGAACTGGGTCTATACGTCCCTTCAGTCTGTCTCTTCTTTTTCACCACGCAGAGGAGCCAGCCGAGAACAGCCAAGACTATGGCCAGAACACCCAGGGTGACTGTAGGGGCCACGATAGCTGCAATGTTGGTTCCctgaaaatggaaaattacaGGACAATTGTCAATCTAGTGACACTGGATACTTTCTAAAGTCAATTACTGGCCattataaaagtttttttactTACAGTAGCGTTGTTAGAAAGTGTGGCCCTGTCAAGCATAGTAATATTCCCTGGGAATAGAGCTGAAAAATATGCATAATCCATTAAGTGCATTTAAACACAGTCACTGAAAAAGCAATCCATACAAAGATGAAGGAAGgcacacagagggagtgtgcattggagtgtgaatgtgtgagtgtttatctgatgagcaggtggccccTTTTACAGCAGCCGCAgacacagtgtatgaatgtgtgtaaatggtgaatggttcctgtactatgggcggctgtggcattgtcattgtcgaagtgtccttgggcaagtcACTGAACCCCgtgttgcccccggtgctgcgcatcggagtgtgaatgtgtgtgaatgtttatctgatgagcaggtggcaccttgtacggcagccccggccacagtgtgtgaatgtgtgtgaatggtgaatgtttcctgtagatgtaaaagcgctttgagcagttgttaagactggaaaagcgctatataaatacagcacattaccttacattacattacattatgtgaAAGCGCTTTTGTCATTAAGAGTAGAAAAGCATTATATAAGAACAGAACATTTACATTACACTTACAACTAATGGCCTAAAGATCAATGCCCATAAGACAAACTTTTTTAGTTAAACAGCTAACAGGAGGCAAATCTAAACCTACTATGAAGTAAAACCTCTATtttagcagaaaaaaagaggaagcaaCAGCAGAAGTTGCTTTTAGCCTTATGCACACGTTGAAGGTAACAACACAAAACGCAGCATACCAGTCATCCCGCCAGCCATGTGATTACTCAGTGACATCCCAAAACTACTTAGTAACTACTTGACCGGGAGAGtgaatgaggaggaggagaagctcAGGAATGCAGTGTAGTGCAGCTAAGACTGCTGAGTCAAGCGACACGGTTGTTTGAAATATGGAGGAAAAAACTCAAATCTactgctgttttgtttgttcGTTTTGAGCATAACAGAGGTACTGAACACCATTTTATtaagaatgttttgttttgggaaattaaaCCCCCACCCTTACCATTTTCTGAGTCAATCATTCACTACGGTAGATAGCAAACTTCGCAGGGACACAAGTACAACTTGATAACAAGAAGAAGGGGTTACA
The nucleotide sequence above comes from Etheostoma spectabile isolate EspeVRDwgs_2016 chromosome 15, UIUC_Espe_1.0, whole genome shotgun sequence. Encoded proteins:
- the crb3a gene encoding protein crumbs homolog 3a isoform X2 codes for the protein MLALMKWTQANAPKSQSALPLPCWSRVEMAVCPDVLALPGVVVRSAILLALSSKPVWGNITMLDRATLSNNATGTNIAAIVAPTVTLGVLAIVLAVLGWLLCVVKKKRQTEGTYRPSSEEQSGAHGVAVPDTLKLPKEERLI
- the crb3a gene encoding protein crumbs homolog 3a isoform X1, producing MLALMKWTQANAPKSQSALPLPCWSRVEMAVCPDVLALPGVVVRSAILLALSSKPVWALFPGNITMLDRATLSNNATGTNIAAIVAPTVTLGVLAIVLAVLGWLLCVVKKKRQTEGTYRPSSEEQSGAHGVAVPDTLKLPKEERLI